CCCACCTCCGGCCCAACCCCAAGGAGGTTGAAAGCCTCCTCTGGGTGCCAATCGAAGAGCTCCTCCAGGCCCCCGCCTACGCCGAGGAGCGCTCCCTCCCCTTGCCCCACTCGAGCGCTCCCCGGCAGGTATGGCACTACCCCTGGCAGGGCTACGACATATGGGGGGTAACCGGCAACATCCTGCACGACTTCCTAGAGCGCCTGCGAGCCCTCAGCTCCGGCTGGCCAGATTGAGGAGCATGACCCCCCCAATGATGAGCGCGATGCCCAGGAGAATTGCCGCGTTTATAGGCTCCTTGAACACCAACCAGCCCAGCAAGGCGATGAGCGCTGTGCCCAGGCCTGACCAGACGGCGTAGGCAATGTTCAAAGGCATGCTCTTGAGGCTCAAACCCAAAAAGTAGAAGGCCGTGGCATAACCCAGCACCACCAGCAACGATGGAAAGGGCCGGGTAAAGCCCTGGGAAGCCTTCAGAGCGGTGGTGCCCACGATCTCGGCCAAAATAGCCAGCAACAACAAAACCCAGCCATTCATGCCCCAAAGGCTACCCTCTCCTTCAGAGTTCCGGGGTAGAATACACACCAATGATTCGCATTCTACTGGCCGACGACCACGCCCTGTTCCGCCAGGGGCTCAAGAGCCTTCTAGAGGCTGAGCCCGACTTCAAGGTCATGGGCGAGGCCAAGGATGGACGTGAAGCGCTGCGCCACGCCCTGGAGGCTCATCCCGACATCATCCTGATGGATATTCAGATGCCCGGCCTCGACGGGGTCCAGGCTACCCAGGAAATCCTCAGGGAGTGGCCCGAGGCCAGGGTTATCGTGCTCACCATGTATCGTCAGGACAGCTACGTCTTTGAAGCGGTCAAGGCTGGAGCAAGGGGATACCTGCTCAAGGATGCCGATGCGAAGGAACTGGTCGAGGCCATCCGGCGGGTTCACCAAGGCGAGGTGCTCCTGGATGCCGAGATGGCCGAGAAGATTATCCAAGACTTCAAGGCCAAGCAGGAAACACCTCCCAGGGAGCATGCCGAGCTGACCGAACGGGAGGTGCAGATCCTGAAGCTGGTGGCCCAGGGCTATACCAACCTGGAGATTGCCAACGAGCTCTCCTTGTCAGAAAAAACCGTGCGCAACCGCCTTAGCGACATCTTCCAGAAACTCCATCTCAACAACCGAACCCAGGCCGCCCTCTACGCCCTGCGGGAGGGGCTGGCGGACAAGCCCCGGGAATGAGCAGACCTGTTCCCCAAACCACCCTTGACCCGGTCGGCTTGCTCGAGGAAATCGCGGAGATCGGCGGTGAGGCCGAGCGGGGCGCTTGGGTTAAGCGCCGGCTGCAGGCCTTAGGCCTGGCCCCGAAGAAGGACGAGCTGGGGAACGTGTGGGTCGGGGAGGGGTCCACCCTGCTCATAGCCCACCTGGACACAGTTCTGATGCCCCAGCCGCTGCAAAGGGAAAAGGAACGCTGGTACGGACCCGCAGTGGGCGACAACTCCTCCGGCGTTGCTGTCCTCCTGGCCCTAGCCCCTGAGCTGGTGGCCCAAGGCTGCGTGGCGGCCTTCAGCGTAGGGGAAGAGGGGCTAGGCAACCTGCGGGGGGCCCGCCGGCTGGTAAGGGCGCTGAAGCCGCAAAAGGTAATCGCGGTGGACGGCTACTTACCGGGGGTCGTCAGCCGCTCTGTGGGCTCCATTCGGCTGCGGGCCCGCTTCCTAGGACCCGGGGGACACGCCTGGGGGGATCGGGAGGCCCCCTCCCCGATGCCCGCCCTGGGCCGGGCCCTGAGCGAGATGTATGCCCTGGTAGGCTCATCCGAAAGCAGCCTGAATGTAGGCCGAGTCTGGGGCGGAGAGGCCATCAACGCCATCCCCAGCGAGGCAGGGCTGGAGCTCGACCTGCGAGCCCTCGAGGCCCCCATGCTGGAGCAGCTTGCCCAGAAAGTGCGGCAGGTTCTCATGGAAGCTGCCCGGCGCTATGGCGTGCGGCTGGAGCTAGAAGTGCTTGGAGAACGGCCTGCTGGGAGCACAGCCACCCCTGCCATGCTCGCGGCAGCTCG
Above is a genomic segment from Meiothermus sp. QL-1 containing:
- a CDS encoding multidrug efflux SMR transporter → MNGWVLLLLAILAEIVGTTALKASQGFTRPFPSLLVVLGYATAFYFLGLSLKSMPLNIAYAVWSGLGTALIALLGWLVFKEPINAAILLGIALIIGGVMLLNLASRS
- a CDS encoding response regulator transcription factor, encoding MIRILLADDHALFRQGLKSLLEAEPDFKVMGEAKDGREALRHALEAHPDIILMDIQMPGLDGVQATQEILREWPEARVIVLTMYRQDSYVFEAVKAGARGYLLKDADAKELVEAIRRVHQGEVLLDAEMAEKIIQDFKAKQETPPREHAELTEREVQILKLVAQGYTNLEIANELSLSEKTVRNRLSDIFQKLHLNNRTQAALYALREGLADKPRE
- a CDS encoding M20/M25/M40 family metallo-hydrolase, whose product is MSRPVPQTTLDPVGLLEEIAEIGGEAERGAWVKRRLQALGLAPKKDELGNVWVGEGSTLLIAHLDTVLMPQPLQREKERWYGPAVGDNSSGVAVLLALAPELVAQGCVAAFSVGEEGLGNLRGARRLVRALKPQKVIAVDGYLPGVVSRSVGSIRLRARFLGPGGHAWGDREAPSPMPALGRALSEMYALVGSSESSLNVGRVWGGEAINAIPSEAGLELDLRALEAPMLEQLAQKVRQVLMEAARRYGVRLELEVLGERPAGSTATPAMLAAARRAYAEVGLEARFTAGSTDASAAVEAGVPALTLSVYRGGGAHTPGEWVEPSSLRLGAQVLRFFIRYTGAGDGT